Sequence from the Curtobacterium sp. MCLR17_007 genome:
GACCCGGGTGTCGTCGAAGCTCGTCTGGACCGAGCTCGTCACCACCGTCCTCGCCGGTGTCGTCGTCACCGCTGGCTGCATCCTGATCGGGGTCGCGAACGGCGGTCCCTCGGACACGGCCGGACTCGTCTGGACCCTGATCGGTGCCGCGGTGGGCATCGCCACGCTGGTCACCGCGATCCTGACGCCCCGCCGGGTCCGCGCGATCGGGTACGCCCTGCGCGAGGACGACTTCGTGCTCCGCAAGGGCCTGATGTGGCAGCGCTTCACCGCGGTGCCCTACGGTCGTCTGCAGCTCGTGGACGTGAACCGCGGGCCGCTCGACCGCATGCTCGGGATGAGCGAGCTGAAGTTCGTGACGGCGGCCGCGTCGACCAACGTGCGCATCCCGGGCATCCCCGCCGAACACGCCGACGAGCTCCGGGACCGGCTGGTCGAACTCGCCGAGTCCCGCCGCGCCGGGCTCTGAGGGCACCGTGACGTTCCGACCCGGGCCGACGCCGCCCGCACCCCCGCGCCACGGCAACGCGGCCGCAGCCGCGCCCCTGACCGACGGCGAGTGGCACCGGCTGCACCCGCTGACGCCGCTGCTGCGCGGTGGCATCTTCCTGATCGTGGTGCTCGGCATCGTGCTCAACAACCTGCGCGACACCCTGGTCGAGATGGTCATCCCGGGTGGCGGGCCGCAGGAGGACGGCGACCCCGTCCGGTACGTCTACGAGCACGGCGCGGTCGGGTGGGTGCTGCTCGGGATCGTCGGGTTCCTGGTCGTGCTGATCGGCCTGTTCTACCTGTCCTGGCGGATGCACGAGTTCCGGGTGACGGGCGAGATCGTCGAGGTGCGCTCGGGTGTCCTGTTCCGCAACCACCGCAAGGCCCGGCTCGACCGGATCCAGGGCATCAACATCAGCCGCCCGCTCATCCCGCGGCTGTTCGGCACCGCCAAGCTCGAGATCGCCCAGGCCGGCAACGACGCGAACGTCCAGCTCGCCTACCTCGGGGCGAAGGCCGGTGACGACCTGCGGCAGCGCATCCTGGTCCTGGCGTCCGGAGCCCAGGACGACGAGTCCGGCCCCGACCACCCCGCGTCGAACGGTCTGGTGCAGGACCGCGTCTCGGAGTTCCTGTCGCCCGAGCTCGACCCGGCGTCCGTGCACGCGACGCGCATCGTCCGGGTGCGGCCCGGCCGGCTCATCGCGTCGACACTGCTCTCCGGCACGACCGTGTTCATCCTGCTGCTCGTCGTCGCGATCATCGTCAGCATCGCGGTCACGGGCGAGTACTTCCTGCTGGTGTCCCTGTTCCCCGCGGTGATCGGCGCCGGCGGCTACTACGTCCGCAAGTTCTCCAAGTCGCTGCAGTACACGATCGCGGACACCCGCGACGGCATCCGCATCGGGTTCGGTCTGGTGTCGACGACGAACGAGACGCTGCCGCCGGGCCGCATCCACGCGGTCAGCGTCGCGCAGCCGTTGCTGTGGCGACCGTTCGGCTGGTGGGACATCCGCATCAACCGGGCGACGAACGCCGGCAACGGTGCGTCGAACAACCAGCAGGTGTCCTCGATCGTGCTGCCGGTGGGGACCGCCGAGGACGTCCGACAGGTCCTCGAGATCATCCTGCCCACGCTCGTCGGCAGCGCGGTCGTCGGACCCGGCGCCTCGAAGGACCGGATGCGCGAGGGGTCCGCCGAGGCCGTCGACGTCGTGGACGACAGCCTGACCACCACGGGTGACCAGGGCGGCTTCCGGCACTCGCCCCGCCGCGGTCGCTGGCTGCGCCCGCTGTCGGCCCGCCGGAACGGGTACCGCTTCGTGCAGGGCGCCGTGCTGCTGCGGCTCGGGGCCGTCTGGCGCACGCTGGTCGTCGTGCCGTTGCCGCGCGTGCAGAGCGTCAAGGTCTCGCAGGGTCCGGTCGAGCGCCTGCTCCGGTTGGCGTCCGTGCACGTGCAGACCGTGTCCGGTCCGGTCACGGCGACGGTGGGCGCGATCGACGCCCGCGACGCGCAGCAGCTGTGGGCCGAGACCGCCGAGCGCGCGCTCGAGGCCGCGGCCACCGACACCTCGCACCGCTGGCGGTCCGCCTCCGCACCAGCAGGCGGACAGGAGGCCCGGGGCGCTGCCGCCGCACCGGCTGCGGGACCGCAGGTGGCGGGACCGGAGCGGCACGGGCCTCCTGACCGGGCACCTGCGCCCGCCGGGTGGGGCGACGTCCCGCCCACCGGAGCCGTCCGGTGAGGGCCGGACGTCTGGGCGTCGGGGTGGTCGGAGCGGGCCGGGTCGGGCCGGTCCTCGGTGCGGCCCTGGCCAATGCCGAGCATGCCGTCGTGGGGATCACCGCGGTGTCCGAGACGAGTGTCGACCGGGCCGAGGCGCTCCTGCCCGGCGTGCCCGTCCTCGAGACGCCGGCGCTCGTCGAGCGGAGCGAACTCGTCCTGCTCGCGGTGCCGGACGACCAGCTGGTCGGCCTCGTGCAGGGGCTGGCGGACGCGGGCATGTGGCAGCCCGGGCAGCTCGTCGTGCACACGAGCCCGGACCACGGCGTCGGCATCCTCGCGCCCGCCATGGCCGCCGGCGCGATCCCGCTCGCCATCCACCCGGCGATGGCGTTCACCGGCACGAGCATCGACCTCGTCCGACTGCGTGACGCCTGGTGCGCGGTCACGGCGCCCTCGCCCGTCCTGCCCATCGCCCAGGCGCTCGTCGTCGAGATGGGGGCGGAGCCGTTCGTCGTCGCCGAGCAGGACCGTCCCGCCTACGCCGATGCCGTGCGCGCCGCCGTGAGCTTCTCGACCGCGATCGTCGACCAGTCGGCCGGCACCCTGTCCGGGATCGGTGTCGAACAGCCCGGTCGGGTGCTCGGGGCACTCGTGCGGTCGGCCGTCGACAACGCGCTCGCCGCGGCCGACGGGCAGTCGCGGCTGTAGGCCCCGGCACCGTCCCCGCGGTACAGCCCCCGCGGTACAGCCCCCGCGGTACCGTCCCCGCGGTTCCGGGGGATCGCACGTGGCCGGGTAGCATCGACGCGTCCCCCCACGACCTCCGGAGCCGCACCAGCATGACCGACGAGACCGCCACCACCGACACCGACGCTGCCGCGCTCGCCGACGCTGCCGCGCTCGCCGAGCAGGAGACCAGCGAGCAGCGTCAGGTCCGCCTCGACAAGCGCGCGCGACTGCTCGACGCCGGTGTGCAGGCCTACCCGGCCGAGCTGCCGATCACGACGACCATCCCCGCGGTCCGGGCAGGGCACGAGCACCTCGAGACCGGTCAGGAGACGGACGACCTGGTCGGCGTCGCGGGCCGGGTCGTGTTCTCGCGCAACACCGGCAAGCTCTGCTTCGCCACGCTGCAGTCCGGCGACGGTGCCCGGATCCAGGCGATGGTGTCCCTGGCCGAGGTCGGCGATGAGTCGCTGGCGCGGTGGAAGGAGTTCGTCGACCTGGGCGACCACGTGTTCGTGCACGGCCGGGTGGTCTCCTCACGCCGGGGTGAGCTGTCGGTCATGGTCGACGACTGGGCGATGGCGTCGAAGGCGATCCTGCCGCTGCCGAACCTGCACAACGAGCTCGGCGAGGAGACCCGGGTCCGCCAGCGGTACCTCGACCTGATCGTCCGCGACCAGGCGCGCGCCACCGTCCGCGCCCGCGCCGCCGTGATGACGTCGCTCCGGCAGACCTTCGCGTCGCACGAGTACCTCGAGGTCGAGACCCCGATGCTGCAGACCCAGCACGGCGGCGCCTCGGCCAGGCCCTTCGTCACGCACTCCAACGCGTTCGACACCGAGCTGTACCTGCGCATCGCGCCCGAGCTGTTCCTGAAGCGGGCCGTCGTCGGCGGCATCGACCGGGTGTTCGAGGTCAACCGCAACTTCCGGAACGAGGGCGCCGACTCGTCGCACTCGCCTGAGTTCGCGATGGTCGAGGCCTACCAGGCGTACGGCGACTACGAGCAGATGGCCGACCTGACGCAGGAGCTCGTGCAGAACGCCACGCGTGCCGTCACCGGCGGTGTGCTCGAGGTCACGCTGCCCGACGGGTCGACCTACGACCTCGGTGGGGAGTGGCCGCGCATCGACATGTACGGCTCGCTGTCCGACG
This genomic interval carries:
- the lysS gene encoding lysine--tRNA ligase, producing the protein MTDETATTDTDAAALADAAALAEQETSEQRQVRLDKRARLLDAGVQAYPAELPITTTIPAVRAGHEHLETGQETDDLVGVAGRVVFSRNTGKLCFATLQSGDGARIQAMVSLAEVGDESLARWKEFVDLGDHVFVHGRVVSSRRGELSVMVDDWAMASKAILPLPNLHNELGEETRVRQRYLDLIVRDQARATVRARAAVMTSLRQTFASHEYLEVETPMLQTQHGGASARPFVTHSNAFDTELYLRIAPELFLKRAVVGGIDRVFEVNRNFRNEGADSSHSPEFAMVEAYQAYGDYEQMADLTQELVQNATRAVTGGVLEVTLPDGSTYDLGGEWPRIDMYGSLSDAAGRTISPSTPLSELQELAAAEGVEVAHATHGKYVEELWEHFVIDSLDRPTFVMNFPVDTSPLTRQHRSRPGVVEKWDLYVRGFELGTAYSELVDPVVQRERFVEQAELAAGGDPEAMRVDEEFLRALEHAMPPSGGMGMGIDRLLMAITGLGIRETILFPLVK
- a CDS encoding PH domain-containing protein; the protein is MTFRPGPTPPAPPRHGNAAAAAPLTDGEWHRLHPLTPLLRGGIFLIVVLGIVLNNLRDTLVEMVIPGGGPQEDGDPVRYVYEHGAVGWVLLGIVGFLVVLIGLFYLSWRMHEFRVTGEIVEVRSGVLFRNHRKARLDRIQGINISRPLIPRLFGTAKLEIAQAGNDANVQLAYLGAKAGDDLRQRILVLASGAQDDESGPDHPASNGLVQDRVSEFLSPELDPASVHATRIVRVRPGRLIASTLLSGTTVFILLLVVAIIVSIAVTGEYFLLVSLFPAVIGAGGYYVRKFSKSLQYTIADTRDGIRIGFGLVSTTNETLPPGRIHAVSVAQPLLWRPFGWWDIRINRATNAGNGASNNQQVSSIVLPVGTAEDVRQVLEIILPTLVGSAVVGPGASKDRMREGSAEAVDVVDDSLTTTGDQGGFRHSPRRGRWLRPLSARRNGYRFVQGAVLLRLGAVWRTLVVVPLPRVQSVKVSQGPVERLLRLASVHVQTVSGPVTATVGAIDARDAQQLWAETAERALEAAATDTSHRWRSASAPAGGQEARGAAAAPAAGPQVAGPERHGPPDRAPAPAGWGDVPPTGAVR
- a CDS encoding PH domain-containing protein, whose protein sequence is MPRERLDEHGLGLTGIDWTRVSSKLVWTELVTTVLAGVVVTAGCILIGVANGGPSDTAGLVWTLIGAAVGIATLVTAILTPRRVRAIGYALREDDFVLRKGLMWQRFTAVPYGRLQLVDVNRGPLDRMLGMSELKFVTAAASTNVRIPGIPAEHADELRDRLVELAESRRAGL
- a CDS encoding Rossmann-like and DUF2520 domain-containing protein — its product is MGRRPAHRSRPVRAGRLGVGVVGAGRVGPVLGAALANAEHAVVGITAVSETSVDRAEALLPGVPVLETPALVERSELVLLAVPDDQLVGLVQGLADAGMWQPGQLVVHTSPDHGVGILAPAMAAGAIPLAIHPAMAFTGTSIDLVRLRDAWCAVTAPSPVLPIAQALVVEMGAEPFVVAEQDRPAYADAVRAAVSFSTAIVDQSAGTLSGIGVEQPGRVLGALVRSAVDNALAAADGQSRL